A stretch of DNA from Paenibacillus albus:
TAATAAAATGTGCTGTCAGTTGCGGCAAATAAACTGCTGGGTAATTCTCCACCTTCTATATGCCATGCGATGTCAAATTGTGCGGAGCTTGTCAATGAAGCATGAACGATGCGGTCAGCAGTCTCAAATTGAATCGATTTGGCCTGCAGGGAGAGCCCTTCTTCCGATGCGGCAGCAGATGAAGCATTTAATAGAACAGACAATGCTAATAGGAGTAACAATCGCTTGTGTCGCAACCGGATGCCTACTTTCTAAGGGATAGTCTAGCAAAGATATGGTCTACTTTATCACATCGATAGGTAAAAAGAAGCAGTTTACCCTGCCAGAATCGCAGAATATAGTATAATTAAGAAAAGTTTAATAAGTTCAAATGAGCAGGGAAGATTCTAGTCACAAGAGGCAAGGTAGGAAAGTCACAGGGCGGCTTGTGGAGTTCCCTGGTGGTAAGATTGAAGCGGATGAGACAGTTGAAGATTGCCTGTAGAGAAGCGTGGTGGCTTCAACGATCGGATCTATCTGATCGAGGTTCATGATGCTTGATATTAAGCTAGCTTACTTATTCGATAAAGACTCAACTGAAAAAGTTGATTGGATACACTCTCAACCTCGGCAGCTCCGGCTCATGCAGCTTCCTCTTCATAAATCGAAATATCCCAATCAGCACTACGACCGTCGCCGGATAGAAGGCAATGGAATAATAGAGCTTCACTTCTTTGAACAGAATGCTGCGAAACACCGTCATGCATGCGACTAGAAAAGGCAGTGTGACTACCCATAGCGCGATCGTCCACCAAACCCGCCAATCGGCATGTATGAGTATTCCGGATACATCATCCAGCCCATCAAGCGAAGATAAGAGGAGGATGAAGCCAATATACAAACCGACCTTTCGCAGGAAGATGCACATCCGAAGCAGTAGCTGAAGGAACACGACTATAAGCAGAGGGTATAACACCATTCGATTAAGGAGATGTACAGCCTTAGGAGTAAACGTGTCGGAAAGCGATCCACCAGCACATGAAGATTTCCAGAATGTGATTCGTCTTTCTTGTTTTCATGAATAGGAATAGAACAGCTATGTTCAGCAAGATATACATTAACAGAAGCATCGCTTAAAACCCTTTGTTACTCACGATATAATACCTCATCAGAATATCCAGTTTTTCAAACCAATTCCTTATGCATGCCGGTCCCTCGTTCGTTGACGCCTCCGCAAACTCTAAGTTAAGATAATCAAGCAACTTGCAGGTCGATTTCAGCAGGAGTAAGGAGACAGACTATGTCCAACATCCAACAAGACCCTAATCCATATTCCATCGAATATGCCCGGAAGCTCGACGAACAAGATGAGCTTGCTCCATTTCGCAATGAATTTTACTTAAGTCCGGACTCCATCTATATGGACGGCAATTCGCTCGGTCTACTCTCCAAGCGTGCCGAGCAGACGCTGCTCGAGGTTTTAAATGCTTGGAAGATTCAAGGTATCGACGGCTGGACGCAAGGTGCGCATCCGTGGTTCTACCTCTCCGAGAAGCTGGCAGCCATGAGTGCGCCGCTCGTGGGAGCTGACGCAGAAGAAGTGATTGTAACGGGTTCGACAACCGTGAATCTCCACCAATTGGTCGCTACCTTCTATAAGCCGCAAGGCATACGCACGAAGATTCTCGCGGATGAGCTGAATTTCCCTTCAGACATCTACGCGCTGCAAAGCCAGCTGAAGCTGTATGGCTACGATCCGGATGAGCATCTTGTTCGAGTAGCCAGCCGCGACGGACGCTTCCTCCATGAAGATGACATCATCGCTGCGATGACGGATGAGATTGCGCTGATTGTGCTGCCGGCGGTGCTTTACCGGAGCGGGCAAGTGCTTGATATGAAGCGCCTGACAGCTGAAGCGCACGCGCGCGGCATTCTGATTGGTTTTGACGGATGCCATTCGGTAGGATCGATCCCTCACCAATTTAGCGAATGGGAAGTGGATTTTGCCTTCTGGTGCAACTATAAATACCTTAACAGCGGACCGGGCGGCACAGCGAGTCTGTACGTCAACCGCAAGCACCACGGGACATCCCCGGGTCTTGCAGGCTGGTTCGGTTCGCGCAAAGATAAGCAGTTCGACATGGAACATCAATTCCACCAAGCGGAGACTGCGGGCGCATTCCAGATCGGGACGCCGAACATTCTAAGCATGGCGCCGCTCCTCGGTTCGCTCGAGCTGTTCGCGGAAGCGACGCTTGAGAAGCTGCGTCAGAAGTCGCTGCACATCACGCGTTATATGATGGATCTCATCGAGCATGAGCTCAGCACGTTCAACTTCACAATTGGCAATCCGCTAGAGGATGAACGCAGAAGCGGGCATGTGAGCCTCGAGCATCAAGACGCCGCGCGGATCTGCAAAGCGCTCAAGGAACTGCAGCATATCGTGCCGGATTTCCGCGCTCCGAACATCATTCGTCTCGCGCCGGTTCCGCTCTACACGAGCTACAGTGATGTATGGGAAACGGTGCAGCGGCTGAAAACCATCATGGCGGATAAGCAATACGAGAAATTCGCCAATACGCGCGATGTTGTCGCATAGGATGGAGAGAGGAGCGCAAAAGAGATGACCTTGATCGATATTTCTCGTCCATTGATGAATGGGACGCCGACTTGGCCGGGGGATACAGCGTTCAATTATGAAGTGAGCTGGTCCAAGGAGCAAAACGGCTCGGTGAACGTAGGCAAGCTGACGATGAGCATTCATACGGGGACGCATGTGGATTCTCCGTTTCATTTTGACAATGATGGCCGCAAAATCACGGATCTCGACCTGCAGCTATACATCGGGTCGGCGCGGATGATTGATGTTTCTGGCCGCTCGAGTGTCGGTGCGGAGGATCTGGCCGCGTTCGATCTCGATGGCGTTACCCGTCTGCTGCTGCGCACGAGCTCGTGGACGAATCCGGATGAGTTTCCAGCACAAATCACGTATCTTAGGGCGGATATCGCGCCATTCCTACAGTCGAAAGGCATCCGCCTCATCGGCGTCGATGTCCCTTCGGTCGATCCGCTCGACAGCAAGGAGCTTGCGGCCCACCACGGCCTGCACTCGCATGACATTCACATCCTGGAAGGGCTTGCCCTCGATCACGTCGCCCCAGGAGATTACGAACTCATCGCGCTTCCGCTCCCGCTTGTAGAAGCGGACGGCAGTCCCGTGCGAGCCGTGCTTCGACCATACACAACCTAGAAAAAAGGAGCTAAGAACAGATGGCCGACACGCCTGCACCGCAAAATCCGAACAACGAAAATCTCGTTTCTGACTTCTCGAAGTCGATGTCATACGGCGATTATCTGCACCTTGACCAAATTCTGTCCAGCCAGCACCGACTGTCTGGTCATCATGACGAAATGCTGTTCATCATCATCCACCAAGCCAGCGAGCTATGGATGAAGCTGATCCTGCATGAGTTGAACGCCGCACGCAGCTGTGTTCAGCAAAACAACTTGGAGCCGGCTTTCAAAATGCTCTCACGCGTCTCTAGAATCCAACAGCAGCTCATCCAATCGTGGGATGTTTTGTCCACGCTGACGCCTGCGGAGTACATGGAGTTTCGGCATGCGCTCGGCAGCTCCTCCGGCTTCCAATCCTATCAGAATCGCCTGATTGAATTCGTGCTGGGACTCAAGAAGCCAAGCGTGCTCGCCGTCTACGAGCATCAACAGGAGCTGCATAAGCAGCTAACCGATGCGATGAATGAGCCGAGCATCTATGATGCGGCAATTGGAGCGCTTGCGGCGCGCGGCCTTCCCATCGACCCCGAATACTTGCAGCGCGATTGGTCGCAGCCATACGTGGAGAACGACAGCGTCAGAGAAGCATGGCTGACGGTATACCGCGATGTCGAGCAATACTGGGATCTATATGAGCTAGCTGAGAAGCTCGTCGATATCGACAGCCGCCAGCAGCAGTGGCGCTTCAACCATATGGGAACGGTGGAGCGGGTCATCGGTTTCAAACGCGGCACTGGAGGTTCGTCCGGCGTTGATTATTTGAAGCATATCGTGAGCCAGCGGCATTTTCCGGAATTGTGGAGTCTTCGCACGGTACTATAGTCAGTAACGGTTGTAACAGCTTATAGAGCAGATTAACGCCTATCCGTGATAGGTGTTTTTTTGTGTATAATTAGGCATTGGAAACGAATTGAAAAGGTTTACAAAGGAGGTGCGAAACCATGAACGATGTCCTAACGAGCTTACAGCGAGATCGACTGACTCAGCAGGTAGCGAGCGAATACGGCTTTGAAGAGGTACGTATCGTGTCCTTCTTCGAAGGCTATGGCTCGCGATTCGTCGCTTTGCTTCACACGAACGAAGGCAAGTATGTGTTGAAAGCGAATGATCACTCGGCCGTGCATACCAAGGTGGCTCCCGTTTACGAGCATTTGCGCGCCAGCGGCTTTGAAGGCATGATTGATTTACGCAGCACCGCTGCCGGCGGACTGTTTATCGAATTCGAAGTCGAAAGGAATTCCGACGATACGACCTGCTATCTGTATCCGTTTATTGAAGGGACAAGTCTTAGCGGAAGCTCGGAGCTGTTTGTCGGAGTCGGCCATACGCTTGGTCGGCTTCATAGCATCGAAGCTGCACCGGAATTGCCGTATTGGGATTTGGATTCGCTGATCGGTGACATCGTCAATGACCGGCTGCCGAATGTCCCCGAGCCCTATCGGTCGAACCTGCTTGAACTTCCGCCGGGCTTCTCCAAGCTGACCATGCTGCCTCGATCAATCATCCATGGAGATGTAGGAGAGAGTAATGGCGTATATGATGCAGTCAGCAATCGCGTCATTCTAATCGATTGGGACGGCTGCGGCATCGCACCGCGAATAATTGATGCAGCTTATCCGCTGTTCGGGCTGCTGGACGATCAGCAGCAGTTTCAATGGGAGAAGGCGGCAGCCTACGCGACAGCGTATGCCGAGTCGATCAAGCTAACGAGCGAGGAGCTGGAGCTGCTGCACTACGCGGTGCTGCTGCTGCCATGCAATCATATTTTGCACGGTGATCTGCACACCAAGCTTGCCCGAATTCAGTGGTTTATCGACAAGCGGGAGCAGGTAGCCAGACTGTTCGACGTGTAATCTTCATTCCTGTAACAACACAACAAAAAAAGCCCTCAATCTCACGCGGAGATTGGGGCTTTCTTGCATCATTCTACTCTCTTCCAAACGTTCTACACACGCTACACAGTCGCTTCCATCTTCTGCGCCGAATGCAGCTTGTAATATCTGCCGCGCTTTGCGAGGAGCTCGTCATGCGAGCCGCTCTCGGCGATGCCTTTGTCGGATACGTACATGATCCGGTCACAGTTCTTCACCGTCGAGAGTCGGTGAGCGATGATGAACGACGTCCGCCCCTTAAGCAGCTCATTCAGCCCCTTCTGGAGCAGCCGCTCGGTCTGAGCGTCGATGGACGAAGTTGCCTCATCGAGAATGAGAATGCGCGGATTCGCGAGCAGCGTTCGGGCGAATGAGATGAGCTGCTTCTGCCCTTGGGACAGCTTCGAGCCGCGCTCGTTCACCTCGGTCATGTAGCCTTTCTCGAATTCGCGGATGAATTCGTCAGCGCACACAGTCTTCGCAGCAGCAATTACTTCTTCCTCCGTAGCATCGAGCTTGCCGTAACGGATATTGTCCATAATCGTTCCTGAGAAGATAAAGCTGTCCTGCAGCATAATGCCCATCTGACTGCGCAACGATCTCAGCTGGATTTCGGAGAGATCATGGCCGTCGATCAGGATTTTGCCGCCGGTGATGTTGTAGAACCTTGAGATCAGGTTGACGACCGTTGTTTTACCGGCTCCTGTTGGGCCGACAAGGGCAACGCTCTCGCCTGCTTTAATATCGAACGACAGCTTCTCCAGAATGTTAACGCCCGGATCATAAGCGAACGTCACGTCGTCGAAGGTTACTCGGCCTTGAATCGGCGGAAGCTCTTTTGCGCCAGGCACATCATTGACGGTAACCGGCTCGTCGAGTGTCTCGAAGATCCGCTCCAGATAGGAGACGGCGTTGATGAAGCTGTTATACAAGTTTGAAATGTTCAGGATCGGCTGCCAGAAGCGCGCTGCATAGCTGCTCATCGCCAGAATGACGCCGAAGGTCGCTTCTTTCGGTCCAATCGCCAGCAACCCGACAAAATAAATCGCTGCCGTCACGAGCGTCGCTAAGTTATCGACCGAGAACGGCATCAAGAAGTTGTAATACATCGTTTTCATCCACGCGGAACGATAATTCGTGGACAGACGCGTGAAGGTCTCTTCGTTATGCTGCTCGCGAGTAAAGATCTGCGTGACGCGAATGCCGCTAATGCTCTCTTGCAGATAAGCGTTAAGGTTGGAGCTTTTGTTAGAGATGCTCTGCCACCCGCGGCGCTGCTTCGTCTTAATCATCAGGATGATGCCCATGAAGATAGGCAATCCTGCCAAAATAACGAGCGACAGCTTCACATCGACGGCGAACATGAAGATCGCGATGAAGAGCAGATTCAAGATCTCCAGGACAAGGTTGATAATCCCGTTGGACAGTACGTCGGATACCGAGTTGACGTAGTTGACGACGCGGATGAGGATCTTCCCTTGCGGGCGGTCATCGTAATATTGGAATGGAAGCTTCTGCAGATGCTTGAACAGATCCATCCGAATATCGAAGATAATATCTTGCCCGACACGGGTCATCATCCTTGAACGGATGGTAGCTAGAATAACGCTGACGACGATCGTGCCAAGCATGAGCATCGACCACCAGACTAGTGACTGCTTCTCCTTCGCTGGTATCGTAACGTCTACGATGTGCTGCATAATGAGCGGTGCGGAGAGCGAGATGCCAGCTGACAAGGCGCTAAGCACGAATGCGATAATCATGGGCTTCTGCTGACGTCTAATGTAAACGAGTGCCCGGCGGAAATGCTTGAGATTAAACGGTGATTCCAGATTCTCGTCGATATCGAATTTATTTCTTGCCATACTTCATCATGGCCTCCCTTCCTATACCCTCGTTCTGCAGCATAAATACATCGTAATAGTAGCCGCGTTTCTCCAGAAGCTCCGCGTGCGTACCTTCCTCAATGATGCGTCCGCCTTCGATAATCAGAATGCGGTCCGCCTTCGCTGTTGTGGATACACGCTGTGCAATGATGATCTTCGTGCAAGGGAATTCCAGCTCTCGCAAGCTCTTCTGGATATGCTCCTCGGTCTCAAGGTCGACGGCCGAGGTCGTATCGTCGAGAATCAGAATCGGCGGCTGCACGGCGATGGCCCGTGCCAATGCGATACGCTGCTTCTGTCCACCAGACAATCCGACGCCGCGTTCTCCGACAATCGTATTGTAGCTCTCCGGCATTTTGCGGATAAAGTCGTGTGCTGCAGCTAGCTTGGCGAACTTCGTCACGTCCTCCTCGGGCATGTCGGGGTCGCCAAACGCAATATTGCCGTCGATCGTATCGGAGAACAGCAGTACATCCTGTGTTGCCACGCCGATATTGCTGCGAAGCTCGTCGAGCTCCAGCTTGCGCACGTCGATGCCATCGACGAGTACGCGTCCTCGCGACACATCATAGAAGCGGGGAATGAGGTTAATAAGCGTTGTTTTGCCTGAGCCCGTTGCCCCCATGATCGCGATTGTTTCGCCGGGGTCCACGCTGAAATTGATATTTTCGAGCACCGTCGTACTGTCGTACTTGAAGCTCACGTTCTCAAACTTGATATAGCCATGGTAACGCTTCTTCGCGACCGCGTTATGTTCGTTGACAATGTCAGGGCTCGCGTAATAGACCTCGATGATTTTACTCAAGCTGGCAAAGAAACGCTGAATATCGTTGATGACGATACCAATGGTTCGCATCGGGTTAGACAACCCCCAGATAAGCGCGGAAAAAGCGGAAAATTCACCAAACGTTATACGTTCATCCATGACGAACAGACCGCCGACCAGCACGAGGATGACGAGGAACGCTTGAGAGAATATTTCTAAATAAGGGAAGTAGTCAAGCCAGACAAGAGCTGCGGCTTTGTTGGCTTTGGAATAATTGACGTTCTTTTCGGTGAACTTCTCGATTTCGAAGTCCTCGCGCGCGAACGCTTTGACGACTCGATTACCGGCGATGTTCTCCTGCGTAGTCGTATTCAGCTGGGAGAGCTTCTCCCGCAGATCGACATACATCGGGCGCACGCGCCGTGCGAAGATAAACGCAACGATACAAATTGGAGGCGACAGCACGAGCAGCCATAACGTCAGCTCAGCGTCGATGAAGAAGAAGTAAACGACAGCCGCTGCGAATACCGTCAGCGATTCGATGATCGTCTTAATGATCCATGCCAAGGAGTGACGCACCATCTCTAGGTCGCCGGTCATCTTGGTCATCAGATCGCCAGTACGGTTTCGATCGTAGTAGCGCATGTCCTGGCCTTGGATTTTGTTGTACAGATACACCCGGACACGGAACAAAATGTTCTGCGAGGTGCGCTCATACATCAGCGTTGTGAAATAAGACAGACTTGTTCTTAGCAAGGAAAAGCCGACCATGCCAAGTACAAGGCCGATTAAGAGTCCGCGTTCCGTGCTCAGATGCTGCGCCGCGCCGTCACCAGCGATAAAGTGATCCACGATGCGCTGCCCGATGTACGGATTAATAATGGTAAGCGATGATCCTACAACGGACAAGAATAGTGCGATAATGTACTTAACCCGATCCCCTTTCAGATTGTGCCATAGCCATTTGAACTGAAACATGTCATCACCGATTTCTGTTTTAGTCTGAATTGCCTCTAGAAAAACTAATGGAAATTATAGCACAAATGATTGGAAAGATTGTGGGGAATTTATATTGGATTGTGGTGTGTCGAAATTATGGCTGACCTCAGGACGGTGACTAGCTAACGAATCGTAGACACCTTATTCATTCGAATGCACGGCTCGAAAAAATGTAACGAACTACAGCGGCGCTATTCACCTCTTTTGCAGCCGAAAACAGCAAATTACTTCGAAATAACGTCTCTGGAATTCGTTACTTTCTCAAAGTGGGCTAAATACGATCAATAGCGATTCTGGAGTTCGTAAAATTATTTTACCCGTAAGCGGCCGCGAGAATTGCCCAAGATCACTTGCTTTGAGAAACGGTAATCACCCTTGCGGTGGTTGTTTCCTTCTATCTCCAAAGCAGGGATTTGTCGGATAGGGTCGAAACTGTTCACAGTGAAATCGGGCTTTTCATTGTTCTCAACGCGCCAGATTAATGATAGTGTAACGGTCGGTTTGCTATAATGTGTGAGATTGCAGGTAGTGCTAGAGTTCTTCAAGAGAGGAATTACATCCATAATGATAGAGCAAATAGAGTTATTTCAGGGGTTATCGCATGTCGATCAAGCGAGATTAATAGGGAAGCTTGTCACGGAGCACTATGAAGCAGGGGCAACGGTATTTGAGCATGGCGAAAGCGGAGACTATATGTACTTCATTCGAAGTGGTCGAATCGAGCTGTTCACGGTTGCCCCAGACGGCCGCAAGCATTCACTCACGGTGCTTGGGGAAGCGAGTGCCTTAGGCGAAATGGCTTTGCTGACAGGAGAGCCGCGTTCAGCGTCGGCAATTGCGGTAAGCGACGCCGTATTGCTGCGGATGAACAGAGACACGTTCAAGGAGCTGATCGACGACTATCCGTCCATCGCGACATATTTTATCCGGCTGCTTTCACAGAGACTTGTACGAACGAATCGCGATTTGGAAGCTTCCAAACGAGATAAGCAGGAACATTTGATTGAGGAGCTGGGCACACTCCCGGACTCAATTCGCTGGTGCCTGCTCTCTGCATCGATTGTTCCTGCATTTCATAAACAATGGGCGGAGCGGGAATATGGTATTACCTCTATTAATGAAGCGCTGGCAGACCGCCCACTCTGGCAAGCATACGTCCAGACCCTGGAGAACGATTCGGATTGGTTTGCCATTCATAGCTCCGTTAGAGGCGCATTATCGGAAGTATACGTCAGCAGCTACGGGGTTAAGGCGAAGAAAGAGCTGCTCAAGCGAACAGCTGAACAATATCTGAATGGTGATAAAAGGTACTACTACGCCGCGCAGCTCTACGTGGAGCAAGAAGATTGGGGGTCTGCTCTGGAGCTCATGCGCGGTTTGGACCTAGAAGGGACCGGCTACAGCCAGTCCGAGTCTGCGGATGAATATCGGATAAGCCGGCTGCTCGAATCGTGCCCGAATGACATCTTATTCCGTGAGTACGAGCTATTCATTCATTATCTGAAGGCCGGTTTGGAAGCAGAGGCAAGGGAGAGCGAGCTTGCTCGGCTTGAGCAAGCGCTCGGCCAAAGCTCGGTGTGCTTTACGAGTACGCAGACAGCCCAACTGTACGAGCTGGGAGCGGAGCTGTGCCACCGGCTTCAGCATCATCAGAAGGCAATGGAGTATCTGCAGCTCGCGGCGGCGGCGACAGCTTCGCCACAGCAGCAGGAAGAGGAGCGGAGCTTCCTTCTAGCCAAGCAAAATTTGGACCTGCTCCGATTGGCAGGCAAGGCGGAGAAGGCAGGCAAATGGTGGAGCCGAAGTCGGTTCGCCGGATGGATTGCCATTGCTCTTGCCTTAGCCAGCATCGGGTTCTTTCAATGGATGCCGCCTTTTGGAGGCTTATCGCATGAGGGGATGGTATTCATCGGCGTTGCGCTTGCCGCCGTTGTGCTCTGGATCGTCAATATCGTTCCGGATTACATTGTGGCATTATTCATGGCGATGTACTGGGTGCTGGCGAAGCTGGTCCCACCGGAGGTCGCCTTATCAGGCTATGCCTCTCCCACATGGATCTACATGCTGTGCATACTCGGGCTCGGTGCCGCTATCTCCAAGTCTGGCATCCTATACCGAGTATCACTTTATGCGTTAAAAGCATTTCCAAAGCATTACCAAGGCCAGCTCTGGGGGATGATGGCCAGCGGTTTGCTGCTTAATCCGCTTATTCCCTCTTCGTCTGCCAAGGTCGCGCTCGGCGTGCCGATTGCAGGAACGGTGTCGGAAGCGATGGGGTTTGCGCCGCGGAGCAAAGGCGCAGCCGGTCTCGGGCTTGCTGGCATGATCTTCTTCGGGTTTACAGCGCCGTTCTTCATGACCGGCTCTTATACGAATGTCATGGCCTATAGTCTTGTGGGCGAAGGCGCAGATGCACTGACATGGCTCAATTGGTTCGTTTACGCACTCCCTGCGCTGCTTGTCTTTCTAATTGGTATGTGGCTGTGGATTTCGCTGCGATACAAGCCGGAGAAAGGCGCGAAGCCTACTGTGTCCGAGGAAGTGCTTGAGGCGCAGCTTCGCATTCTCGGCAAGCTGACCAAGGAAGAGAAAGTGACGGCCGTCGTTACGCTTGGCTGTGTCGCGCTCCTTATGCTTCAGCCCGTTCATCATTTGGACAACGCATGGGTGATGCTGCTGGGCTTCGCGGCGCTCGTCATTAGCGGCGTACTCGATGCGAAGACGATGATGAATCGAATAGACTGGACGTTCTTGCTATTCATCGGAATCGCGTTCAGCTTTGCGGCGGTTGCATCCCAGCTCGGTATTACGGAAGTAACGACTGCTTGGGTAGGTTCGTTCATGCAGCCGTTTATGGCGAACCCTGCACTGTTCCTCGTTGCGGTTATCGTCATTTCGTCCATCGTTACGCTGGTCGTGCGGGATGATCCTGCCGTTATTTTGCTCGTCATCTCCATGCTGCCGCTAGCTAAGGAAGTCGGAATTCATCCATGGGTGCTCATTTTCGTTATTTTGCTAGCCACCGATCCGTTCTTCTTTGCATATCAATCACCGACGTATTTGACGGCGTACTACAGCACGAACGGGAAGCTGTTCAGTCATCGGCAGGCGCAGCTGGTTGCGGTAGGATACATCATTGTACTCATTACGCTTGCGGTTGCATGTATTCCGTATTGGAAGTGGCTCGGACTTATTAATTAGTTTGCGATCGAATAGGCCTTAGGTGCAGCTCATGTCGAACGCGCTCGCTTGCGCTAGCGGTTGTCATACTCATAGAGCTTTTTAGAGATTTAACGGTTCTCAGCAACGTTATGACTGAACAAGCTCCAGGCCTGAAGGCATGAAAAGCTCATAATTAAAGAAGAACCTCACGTTTGTAAAAAAACGTGAGGTTCTCTGATTTTTCTGCGGCATGAAAGCCGGCCAAATCACCTAATCCCATACCCCGGTGTCGCCGACTTAACCGCTGTCGCCTTGCTCTCGCCGCCACCTGCGTTCACGGCAGCTACCTTGTAATAGTACGTTGTGCCAATAGAGGCCGTCGTATCGGTGAATTTCGTGCCGTTTACCTTCGCGCCGATCGTCTCGTATGTCCCGCTGGCAGAGGTAGAACGCATGACATTATAGCCCGATGCATCTTTAACCGCATTCCAAGTGAGGATAACTTTGCCGCTGCCCACATCGGTATAGGCATTGAAGTTGCCTGGGACAGGCAAAATGACGAATTGACCGAGATCGATATTCGGATTAATCACCGTTATATCCGTAAGGTCCTCCTTATTCACAAACACGGCATTGCTAGCGTCGCTCTCGCCAGTGCTATCCACTGCCGTCACGATATAGGTGTATGTTTTGAACAGTCCAGCCGATGTATCCGTGAACGTCGTCCCGCTAACTTTATCGCCTACCGTCACATACGCTTTGCCGGAGCCGTCGGCGCGCTTCACGTTATAAGCG
This window harbors:
- a CDS encoding SLC13 family permease; the encoded protein is MIEQIELFQGLSHVDQARLIGKLVTEHYEAGATVFEHGESGDYMYFIRSGRIELFTVAPDGRKHSLTVLGEASALGEMALLTGEPRSASAIAVSDAVLLRMNRDTFKELIDDYPSIATYFIRLLSQRLVRTNRDLEASKRDKQEHLIEELGTLPDSIRWCLLSASIVPAFHKQWAEREYGITSINEALADRPLWQAYVQTLENDSDWFAIHSSVRGALSEVYVSSYGVKAKKELLKRTAEQYLNGDKRYYYAAQLYVEQEDWGSALELMRGLDLEGTGYSQSESADEYRISRLLESCPNDILFREYELFIHYLKAGLEAEARESELARLEQALGQSSVCFTSTQTAQLYELGAELCHRLQHHQKAMEYLQLAAAATASPQQQEEERSFLLAKQNLDLLRLAGKAEKAGKWWSRSRFAGWIAIALALASIGFFQWMPPFGGLSHEGMVFIGVALAAVVLWIVNIVPDYIVALFMAMYWVLAKLVPPEVALSGYASPTWIYMLCILGLGAAISKSGILYRVSLYALKAFPKHYQGQLWGMMASGLLLNPLIPSSSAKVALGVPIAGTVSEAMGFAPRSKGAAGLGLAGMIFFGFTAPFFMTGSYTNVMAYSLVGEGADALTWLNWFVYALPALLVFLIGMWLWISLRYKPEKGAKPTVSEEVLEAQLRILGKLTKEEKVTAVVTLGCVALLMLQPVHHLDNAWVMLLGFAALVISGVLDAKTMMNRIDWTFLLFIGIAFSFAAVASQLGITEVTTAWVGSFMQPFMANPALFLVAVIVISSIVTLVVRDDPAVILLVISMLPLAKEVGIHPWVLIFVILLATDPFFFAYQSPTYLTAYYSTNGKLFSHRQAQLVAVGYIIVLITLAVACIPYWKWLGLIN